One window of the Eschrichtius robustus isolate mEscRob2 chromosome 13, mEscRob2.pri, whole genome shotgun sequence genome contains the following:
- the CBX6 gene encoding chromobox protein homolog 6, giving the protein MELSAVGERVFAAESIIKRRIRKGRIEYLVKWKGWAIKYSTWEPEENILDSRLIAAFEQKERERELYGPKKRGPKPKTFLLKARAQAEALRISDVHFSVKPTASASSPKLHSSAAVHRLKKDIRRCHRMSRRPLPRPDPQGGSPGLRPPISPFSETVRIINRKVKPREPKRNRIILNLKVIDKGTGGGGAGQGAGALARPKVPSRNRVIGKSKKFSESILRTQIRHMKFGAFAMYNKPPPGPLPPPPATKADIAASPGQGLLLAAPSAPYDARSSSSSGCPSPTPQSSSDPDDAPPKLLPETTSPSAPDRREPEVLDLSIPPEAAATSKRAPPDVTAAASQALPAAPQPAGAASEPEAGDWRPEMSPCSNVVVTDVTSNLLTVTIKEFCNPEDFEKVAAGVAGAAAGGGSSGQSK; this is encoded by the exons ATGGAGCTGTCTGCAGTGGGCGAGCGGGTCTTCGCGGCCGAATCCATCATCAAACGGCGGATCCGAAAG GGACGCATCGAGTACCTGGTGAAATGGAAGGGGTGGGCCATCAA GTACAGCACTTGGGAGCCGGAGGAGAACATCCTGGACTCGCGGCTCATTGCAGCCTTCGAGCAGAA GGAGAGGGAGCGTGAGCTGTATGGGCCCAAGAAGAGGGGACCCAAACCCAAAACTTTCCTCCTGAAG GCGCGGGCCCAGGCGGAGGCCCTCCGCATCAGTGATGTGCATTTCTCGGTCAAGCCGACCGCCAGCGCCTCCTCGCCCAAGCTGCATTCCAGCGCTGCCGTGCACCGGCTCAAGAAGGACATCCGCCGCTGCCACCGCATGTCCCgccgccccctgccccgcccagaCCCCCAGGGGGGCAGCCCCGGCCTTCGCCCGCCCATCTCACCCTTCTCCGAGACCGTGCGCATCATCAACCGCAAGGTCAAGCCGCGGGAGCCCAAGCGGAACCGCATCATCCTGAACCTGAAGGTGATCGACAAGGGCACGGGCGGAGGCGGCGCCGGGCAGGGGGCCGGGGCCCTTGCCCGCCCCAAAGTCCCTTCACGGAACCGCGTCATCGGCAAGAGCAAGAAGTTCAGCGAGAGCATCCTGCGCACGCAGATCCGCCACATGAAGTTCGGCGCTTTCGCGATGTACAACAAGCCCCCGCCCGGCCCTCTGCCGCCCCCGCCAGCCACCAAGGCCGACATCGCCGCCTCCCCTGGCCAGGGGCTGCTCCTGGCAGCCCCCAGTGCCCCGTACGACGCCCGCAGCTCCAGCTCCTCCGGCTGCCCTTCGCCAACCCCGCAGTCCTCCTCCGACCCGGATGACGCGCCCCCCAAGCTGCTCCCCGAGACCACGAGTCCATCTGCCCCCGACCGGCGGGAGCCCGAGGTGCTTGACCTGTCCATCCCTCCCGAGGCGGCGGCCACCAGCAAGCGGGCGCCTCCCGATGTCACTGCGGCTGCCAGCCAGGCCCTTCCCGCGGCCCCTCAGCCTGCCGGCGCCGCCTCAGAGCCCGAGGCTGGAGACTGGCGCCCTGAGATGTCACCCTGCTCCAACGTGGTCGTCACCGATGTCACCAGCAATCTCCTGACGGTCACTATCAAGGAATTCTGCAACCCTGAGGATTTCGAGAAGGTGGCTGCTGGGGTAGCAGGCGCCGCAGCGGGGGGTGGCAGCAGTGGGCAGAGCAAGTGA